In the genome of Oncorhynchus mykiss isolate Arlee chromosome 18, USDA_OmykA_1.1, whole genome shotgun sequence, one region contains:
- the LOC110496275 gene encoding GA-binding protein subunit beta-2 isoform X4, translating to MSLVDLGKRLLEAARKGQDDEVRTLMANGAPFTTDWLGTSPLHLAAQHGHYSTAEVLLRAGVSRDARTKVDRTPLHMAASEGHNVIVDLLVRSGADINAKDMLKMTALHWAAQNGHQRVAETLVKHGADVHALSKFDKTPFDIAGDIQNADLMLLLQEGMQNQVNMNAEAGMTGSSAQPQFIIQGIPGLPGGVVNLADLLNNINSGDSEEAIAANSLDPGSIQHMVNEQGQRVITIVTDQHGNLQTGGLGQPFFVTMQHGQQMLAMPANQVTEEVVEEEPQPPPARKRKLEASANHMDSGDTEQLQRQLQEANRKAQEYRQQLMCKEQEAEQYRMKLEAMSHSHTNGTSEQEEVVEEEEEEVVVLQEGDIIIKTEELDSAEEQVTLVESVPSHTVVIS from the exons ATGTCGCTGGTGGATTTGGGGAAGCGGCTCCTTGAGGCTGCACGGAAAGGCCAGGATGATGAAGTCAGGACACTCATGGCCAATGGGGCTCCCTTCACCACAGACTGG CTGGGCACATCTCCGTTGCACCTGGCCGCCCAACACGGGCACTATTCCACTGCCGAGGTGCTGCTCAGGGCAGGCGTCAGCAGGGATGCCCGAACCAAAGTGGACAGGACCCCTCTGCACATGGCTGCTTCAGAGGGCCACAATGTCATCGTGGATCTATTAGTCAGG AGTGGCGCAGACATTAATGCCAAGGACATGCTGAAGATGACTGCTCTCCACTGGGCCGCCCAGAATGGCCACCAAAGGGTAGCGGAGACGCTCGTGAAACATGGCGCCGATGTTCACGCTCTCAGTAAATTTGATAAGACGCCGTTTGACATCGCAGGAGACATCCAGAATGCAGACCTTATGCTCCTACTACAG gaGGGAATGCAGAACCAGGTGAACATGAACGCAGAGGCTGGCATGACGGGGAGCTCGGCCCAGCCTCAGTTTATCATCCAGGGCATCCCAGGGCTCCCGGGGGGTGTGGTCAACCTGGCAGACCTCCTCAACAACATCAACTCGG GTGACTCTGAGGAAGCCATAGCAGCCAATTCTTTGGACCCCGGCAGCATCCAGCACATGGTGAACGAGCAAGGTCAAAGGGTTATCACCATAGTGACCGACCAACACGGTAACCTACAGACTGGAGGGCTTGGTCAGCCATTCTTTGTCACCATGCAGCATGGACAACAGA TGTTGGCGATGCCAGCCAATCAGGTGACAGAGGAGGTGGTTGAGGAGGAACCCCAGCCCCCGCCTGCCCGCAAGAGGAAACTAGAGGCCTCTGCCAACCACATGGATTCTGGAGACACG GAGCAGTTACAGAGGCAGCTGCAGGAGGCCAACCGGAAGGCCCAGGAGTACCGGCAGCAGCTGATGTGCAAAGAGCAGGAAGCAGAACAGTACCGTATGAAGCTGGAGGCCATGTCGCACAGCCATACCAACGGCACCTCTGAGCAGGAGGAAgtggttgaggaggaggaggaggaggtggtggtgctcCAGGAGGGAGACATCATCATTAAGACGGAGGAGCTGGACTCGGCTGAGGAGCAGGTGACGCTGGTGGAGTCGGTGCCCTCCCACACCGTGGTCATCTCATAA
- the LOC110496275 gene encoding GA-binding protein subunit beta-2 isoform X2, with protein sequence MSLVDLGKRLLEAARKGQDDEVRTLMANGAPFTTDWLGTSPLHLAAQHGHYSTAEVLLRAGVSRDARTKVDRTPLHMAASEGHNVIVDLLVRSGADINAKDMLKMTALHWAAQNGHQRVAETLVKHGADVHALSKFDKTPFDIAGDIQNADLMLLLQEGMQNQVNMNAEAGMTGSSAQPQFIIQGIPGLPGGVVNLADLLNNINSGSYSGDSEEAIAANSLDPGSIQHMVNEQGQRVITIVTDQHGNLQTGGLGQPFFVTMQHGQQMLAMPANQVTEEVVEEEPQPPPARKRKLEASANHMDSGDTEQLQRQLQEANRKAQEYRQQLMCKEQEAEQYRMKLEAMSHSHTNGTSEQEEVVEEEEEEVVVLQEGDIIIKTEELDSAEEQVTLVESVPSHTVVIS encoded by the exons ATGTCGCTGGTGGATTTGGGGAAGCGGCTCCTTGAGGCTGCACGGAAAGGCCAGGATGATGAAGTCAGGACACTCATGGCCAATGGGGCTCCCTTCACCACAGACTGG CTGGGCACATCTCCGTTGCACCTGGCCGCCCAACACGGGCACTATTCCACTGCCGAGGTGCTGCTCAGGGCAGGCGTCAGCAGGGATGCCCGAACCAAAGTGGACAGGACCCCTCTGCACATGGCTGCTTCAGAGGGCCACAATGTCATCGTGGATCTATTAGTCAGG AGTGGCGCAGACATTAATGCCAAGGACATGCTGAAGATGACTGCTCTCCACTGGGCCGCCCAGAATGGCCACCAAAGGGTAGCGGAGACGCTCGTGAAACATGGCGCCGATGTTCACGCTCTCAGTAAATTTGATAAGACGCCGTTTGACATCGCAGGAGACATCCAGAATGCAGACCTTATGCTCCTACTACAG gaGGGAATGCAGAACCAGGTGAACATGAACGCAGAGGCTGGCATGACGGGGAGCTCGGCCCAGCCTCAGTTTATCATCCAGGGCATCCCAGGGCTCCCGGGGGGTGTGGTCAACCTGGCAGACCTCCTCAACAACATCAACTCGGGTAGCTACTCGG GTGACTCTGAGGAAGCCATAGCAGCCAATTCTTTGGACCCCGGCAGCATCCAGCACATGGTGAACGAGCAAGGTCAAAGGGTTATCACCATAGTGACCGACCAACACGGTAACCTACAGACTGGAGGGCTTGGTCAGCCATTCTTTGTCACCATGCAGCATGGACAACAGA TGTTGGCGATGCCAGCCAATCAGGTGACAGAGGAGGTGGTTGAGGAGGAACCCCAGCCCCCGCCTGCCCGCAAGAGGAAACTAGAGGCCTCTGCCAACCACATGGATTCTGGAGACACG GAGCAGTTACAGAGGCAGCTGCAGGAGGCCAACCGGAAGGCCCAGGAGTACCGGCAGCAGCTGATGTGCAAAGAGCAGGAAGCAGAACAGTACCGTATGAAGCTGGAGGCCATGTCGCACAGCCATACCAACGGCACCTCTGAGCAGGAGGAAgtggttgaggaggaggaggaggaggtggtggtgctcCAGGAGGGAGACATCATCATTAAGACGGAGGAGCTGGACTCGGCTGAGGAGCAGGTGACGCTGGTGGAGTCGGTGCCCTCCCACACCGTGGTCATCTCATAA
- the LOC110496275 gene encoding GA-binding protein subunit beta-2 isoform X1 — protein MSLVDLGKRLLEAARKGQDDEVRTLMANGAPFTTDWLGTSPLHLAAQHGHYSTAEVLLRAGVSRDARTKVDRTPLHMAASEGHNVIVDLLVRSGADINAKDMLKMTALHWAAQNGHQRVAETLVKHGADVHALSKFDKTPFDIAGDIQNADLMLLLQEGMQNQVNMNAEAGMTGSSAQPQFIIQGIPGLPGGVVNLADLLNNINSGSYSAGDSEEAIAANSLDPGSIQHMVNEQGQRVITIVTDQHGNLQTGGLGQPFFVTMQHGQQMLAMPANQVTEEVVEEEPQPPPARKRKLEASANHMDSGDTEQLQRQLQEANRKAQEYRQQLMCKEQEAEQYRMKLEAMSHSHTNGTSEQEEVVEEEEEEVVVLQEGDIIIKTEELDSAEEQVTLVESVPSHTVVIS, from the exons ATGTCGCTGGTGGATTTGGGGAAGCGGCTCCTTGAGGCTGCACGGAAAGGCCAGGATGATGAAGTCAGGACACTCATGGCCAATGGGGCTCCCTTCACCACAGACTGG CTGGGCACATCTCCGTTGCACCTGGCCGCCCAACACGGGCACTATTCCACTGCCGAGGTGCTGCTCAGGGCAGGCGTCAGCAGGGATGCCCGAACCAAAGTGGACAGGACCCCTCTGCACATGGCTGCTTCAGAGGGCCACAATGTCATCGTGGATCTATTAGTCAGG AGTGGCGCAGACATTAATGCCAAGGACATGCTGAAGATGACTGCTCTCCACTGGGCCGCCCAGAATGGCCACCAAAGGGTAGCGGAGACGCTCGTGAAACATGGCGCCGATGTTCACGCTCTCAGTAAATTTGATAAGACGCCGTTTGACATCGCAGGAGACATCCAGAATGCAGACCTTATGCTCCTACTACAG gaGGGAATGCAGAACCAGGTGAACATGAACGCAGAGGCTGGCATGACGGGGAGCTCGGCCCAGCCTCAGTTTATCATCCAGGGCATCCCAGGGCTCCCGGGGGGTGTGGTCAACCTGGCAGACCTCCTCAACAACATCAACTCGGGTAGCTACTCGG CAGGTGACTCTGAGGAAGCCATAGCAGCCAATTCTTTGGACCCCGGCAGCATCCAGCACATGGTGAACGAGCAAGGTCAAAGGGTTATCACCATAGTGACCGACCAACACGGTAACCTACAGACTGGAGGGCTTGGTCAGCCATTCTTTGTCACCATGCAGCATGGACAACAGA TGTTGGCGATGCCAGCCAATCAGGTGACAGAGGAGGTGGTTGAGGAGGAACCCCAGCCCCCGCCTGCCCGCAAGAGGAAACTAGAGGCCTCTGCCAACCACATGGATTCTGGAGACACG GAGCAGTTACAGAGGCAGCTGCAGGAGGCCAACCGGAAGGCCCAGGAGTACCGGCAGCAGCTGATGTGCAAAGAGCAGGAAGCAGAACAGTACCGTATGAAGCTGGAGGCCATGTCGCACAGCCATACCAACGGCACCTCTGAGCAGGAGGAAgtggttgaggaggaggaggaggaggtggtggtgctcCAGGAGGGAGACATCATCATTAAGACGGAGGAGCTGGACTCGGCTGAGGAGCAGGTGACGCTGGTGGAGTCGGTGCCCTCCCACACCGTGGTCATCTCATAA
- the LOC110496275 gene encoding GA-binding protein subunit beta-2 isoform X3: MSLVDLGKRLLEAARKGQDDEVRTLMANGAPFTTDWLGTSPLHLAAQHGHYSTAEVLLRAGVSRDARTKVDRTPLHMAASEGHNVIVDLLVRSGADINAKDMLKMTALHWAAQNGHQRVAETLVKHGADVHALSKFDKTPFDIAGDIQNADLMLLLQEGMQNQVNMNAEAGMTGSSAQPQFIIQGIPGLPGGVVNLADLLNNINSAGDSEEAIAANSLDPGSIQHMVNEQGQRVITIVTDQHGNLQTGGLGQPFFVTMQHGQQMLAMPANQVTEEVVEEEPQPPPARKRKLEASANHMDSGDTEQLQRQLQEANRKAQEYRQQLMCKEQEAEQYRMKLEAMSHSHTNGTSEQEEVVEEEEEEVVVLQEGDIIIKTEELDSAEEQVTLVESVPSHTVVIS; encoded by the exons ATGTCGCTGGTGGATTTGGGGAAGCGGCTCCTTGAGGCTGCACGGAAAGGCCAGGATGATGAAGTCAGGACACTCATGGCCAATGGGGCTCCCTTCACCACAGACTGG CTGGGCACATCTCCGTTGCACCTGGCCGCCCAACACGGGCACTATTCCACTGCCGAGGTGCTGCTCAGGGCAGGCGTCAGCAGGGATGCCCGAACCAAAGTGGACAGGACCCCTCTGCACATGGCTGCTTCAGAGGGCCACAATGTCATCGTGGATCTATTAGTCAGG AGTGGCGCAGACATTAATGCCAAGGACATGCTGAAGATGACTGCTCTCCACTGGGCCGCCCAGAATGGCCACCAAAGGGTAGCGGAGACGCTCGTGAAACATGGCGCCGATGTTCACGCTCTCAGTAAATTTGATAAGACGCCGTTTGACATCGCAGGAGACATCCAGAATGCAGACCTTATGCTCCTACTACAG gaGGGAATGCAGAACCAGGTGAACATGAACGCAGAGGCTGGCATGACGGGGAGCTCGGCCCAGCCTCAGTTTATCATCCAGGGCATCCCAGGGCTCCCGGGGGGTGTGGTCAACCTGGCAGACCTCCTCAACAACATCAACTCGG CAGGTGACTCTGAGGAAGCCATAGCAGCCAATTCTTTGGACCCCGGCAGCATCCAGCACATGGTGAACGAGCAAGGTCAAAGGGTTATCACCATAGTGACCGACCAACACGGTAACCTACAGACTGGAGGGCTTGGTCAGCCATTCTTTGTCACCATGCAGCATGGACAACAGA TGTTGGCGATGCCAGCCAATCAGGTGACAGAGGAGGTGGTTGAGGAGGAACCCCAGCCCCCGCCTGCCCGCAAGAGGAAACTAGAGGCCTCTGCCAACCACATGGATTCTGGAGACACG GAGCAGTTACAGAGGCAGCTGCAGGAGGCCAACCGGAAGGCCCAGGAGTACCGGCAGCAGCTGATGTGCAAAGAGCAGGAAGCAGAACAGTACCGTATGAAGCTGGAGGCCATGTCGCACAGCCATACCAACGGCACCTCTGAGCAGGAGGAAgtggttgaggaggaggaggaggaggtggtggtgctcCAGGAGGGAGACATCATCATTAAGACGGAGGAGCTGGACTCGGCTGAGGAGCAGGTGACGCTGGTGGAGTCGGTGCCCTCCCACACCGTGGTCATCTCATAA